A stretch of the Synechocystis sp. PCC 7338 genome encodes the following:
- a CDS encoding CIA30 family protein, with protein MILVVGATGGVGKRVVKLLIDGEQQVRVLVRDLPRAQQLFKEWFGGRLPDRLEFFGGDLTIAGSLTPALMTRVTAVICCSGTKVQPVEGDTPQREKYYQGLKFYLPEVVDVPEQVEYEGIKNLLAVLQDHIQPKESALIDFRQTDSPRLAWYSVDDGVMGGVSASQWRLTSDRALFTGEVSTANNGGFASVRSPNFEPALDLSHAEGIQLRIQGDGKRYKFIVRSQNEWDGLSYCYSFDTFNNRPQTVCIPFRQLIPVFRAKTVPEKGPFNPSQVSALQLMHSKFEYDGGLNPSFSPGIFGLEIESIKTYANPLTPQFIHVSSAGVTRPGRPGLNLAEEPPAVRLNEQLGGILTWKLQGEEAIRGSGLTYTIVRPCALTESENPEMLQFAQGDNLRGQVSRWAIAKLCVDSLQLAEAGGKTFEVNASEPGSNQAVWPFLLRQLNFDQR; from the coding sequence GTGATTTTAGTTGTGGGAGCCACTGGCGGCGTGGGTAAACGGGTAGTTAAGCTGCTCATCGATGGGGAGCAGCAGGTACGGGTGTTGGTGCGGGATTTACCCCGGGCCCAGCAGTTGTTTAAGGAATGGTTTGGGGGTCGATTACCCGATCGCCTGGAATTTTTTGGGGGTGATTTAACTATCGCGGGAAGTCTGACTCCAGCATTAATGACGAGGGTAACGGCGGTGATTTGTTGTAGCGGTACCAAGGTTCAGCCGGTGGAAGGGGACACTCCCCAACGGGAAAAGTATTACCAGGGGCTCAAGTTTTACCTGCCGGAAGTGGTGGATGTGCCGGAACAGGTGGAGTACGAAGGAATCAAAAATTTGCTGGCGGTGCTCCAAGACCATATACAACCCAAGGAAAGCGCCTTAATAGATTTTCGTCAGACCGATTCCCCCCGCTTGGCCTGGTATTCCGTTGATGATGGGGTGATGGGGGGAGTAAGCGCTAGCCAATGGCGACTGACCAGCGATCGGGCTTTATTTACCGGGGAAGTTTCCACTGCCAATAATGGCGGCTTTGCCTCGGTGCGATCGCCAAATTTTGAGCCCGCTTTGGATCTTTCCCACGCTGAGGGTATCCAACTCCGCATCCAAGGAGACGGCAAACGCTACAAATTTATTGTCCGCAGTCAGAATGAATGGGATGGACTGAGCTACTGTTACTCCTTCGATACGTTCAATAATCGTCCCCAAACGGTTTGCATTCCCTTCCGGCAATTAATTCCCGTCTTTCGGGCGAAAACGGTGCCAGAAAAGGGCCCATTCAATCCCTCCCAGGTGTCCGCTTTGCAGTTAATGCATAGCAAATTTGAGTACGACGGCGGACTAAATCCCAGCTTTTCCCCGGGCATATTTGGTTTGGAAATTGAGTCGATTAAAACCTATGCCAACCCCCTCACGCCCCAATTCATCCACGTCAGTTCAGCGGGGGTAACCCGTCCCGGTCGTCCAGGGTTGAATTTAGCCGAAGAACCGCCAGCAGTACGTCTCAATGAACAATTAGGGGGCATTTTGACCTGGAAGTTACAGGGGGAAGAAGCCATCCGGGGTAGTGGTTTAACCTACACCATCGTTCGGCCCTGTGCTTTAACGGAGTCGGAAAATCCGGAAATGCTGCAATTTGCCCAGGGGGATAACCTCAGGGGGCAAGTTAGTCGCTGGGCGATCGCCAAGTTATGCGTGGATAGTTTGCAATTGGCAGAAGCCGGGGGCAAAACCTTTGAAGTCAATGCCAGTGAGCCGGGCAGTAACCAGGCCGTCTGGCCATTTCTGCTCAGACAACTAAATTTTGACCAACGTTAA
- a CDS encoding mechanosensitive ion channel family protein, whose translation MILDVTVLPHFFDLNGNAIAHYLPVVNLTNEWIFWRQDLSSLPLAQITAPDEIPESLLTDFTIRKIIRAVITVVIAYGMMAVIQKVTNWISERVPRRFRLLVKQSLPFCKALILLVTISYLLNLFFNLSEGNLLALTGTIAVALGFAFKDYISSIIAGVVALFEAPYRVGDRIQIGDHYGEVTGYGLRGICLQTPDDNNVTIPHNKTWTEPISNANGGNLEAQVATSFYFDHSVDVEQVIRILYQAAYSSRYTQLSIPIVVVMKEHIWGTEFKLRSYPMDARDEFAYQTDLIRRAKRAFGQQGLPYPKLKLGRDEFDPE comes from the coding sequence ATGATACTAGATGTAACAGTTTTGCCACATTTTTTTGATTTGAATGGGAATGCCATCGCCCATTATTTGCCGGTAGTTAATCTAACTAATGAGTGGATATTTTGGCGCCAAGATCTGTCCTCCCTGCCCTTGGCCCAGATAACTGCCCCGGACGAAATTCCCGAAAGCCTGTTAACGGATTTTACCATCCGAAAAATTATTCGGGCCGTAATTACTGTAGTGATCGCCTACGGCATGATGGCGGTGATCCAAAAGGTAACCAACTGGATTTCGGAGCGGGTTCCCCGGCGCTTTCGGCTATTGGTAAAACAATCGTTGCCGTTTTGCAAAGCTTTAATTTTACTGGTTACCATTTCCTATTTATTAAACCTATTTTTTAATTTATCTGAAGGTAATTTATTGGCCTTGACTGGCACCATTGCGGTGGCGTTGGGTTTTGCCTTTAAAGATTACATTAGCTCCATTATTGCCGGGGTGGTGGCCCTGTTTGAAGCCCCCTATCGAGTAGGCGATCGGATTCAAATTGGCGATCATTACGGCGAAGTGACGGGCTATGGACTGCGGGGCATTTGTCTACAAACCCCGGATGATAACAATGTCACCATTCCCCATAACAAAACTTGGACAGAACCCATTTCCAATGCCAATGGGGGCAACCTCGAAGCCCAGGTGGCCACTAGCTTTTACTTTGACCACAGCGTTGATGTGGAACAGGTTATCCGCATTTTGTACCAGGCTGCCTACAGCAGTCGCTATACCCAACTCAGCATTCCCATTGTGGTGGTGATGAAAGAACATATCTGGGGCACCGAATTTAAACTCCGTTCCTATCCCATGGATGCCCGAGACGAATTTGCCTATCAAACCGATTTAATCCGTCGGGCTAAACGGGCCTTTGGCCAACAGGGTTTGCCCTATCCCAAACTAAAGCTGGGGCGGGATGAGTTTGACCCTGAATAA
- a CDS encoding AsnC family protein — translation MAVVGFVWQFLKQKLFFWLHKSQESDHSHKDLVPLPDTLEAELLQSINSLATPTAYTDAIHSTLEDRLKAWQKNLEAPNSLVILANPVEPIAKILQDSLQSWENDLEVTVVKPLGNFRRPPDPLTITGQLRRSLEAQGDIDFDGQGVELSQDVACLEQRTTVVVIPSLEQCFLRCISGWDGIGFLREITVHNPQYFWLIGCNSWAWDFLDFVGQISAYFDDVRPLPTLTGEMIQSWLTPLTEQWGTITTNEDLADPASADPASADDQEEVEVYWQSLADCSQGVSSIAAKLWLRSLRIEKQVMEKEDPAQLVLNAKKNEDQISPLSQVSPAQPSLPSLTNLDLYLLHSLMIHGRISSGHLALSLGEPESQIQARVQWLLREDILERRWGDLIICPTYYQQLQSELANNNFFVGGR, via the coding sequence ATGGCAGTGGTGGGTTTTGTCTGGCAATTTCTCAAGCAGAAACTATTTTTCTGGTTGCACAAGAGTCAGGAGAGCGACCATTCCCACAAGGATTTGGTGCCCCTGCCAGACACATTGGAAGCGGAACTGCTTCAGTCCATCAACTCCCTCGCTACCCCCACCGCCTACACTGACGCTATCCATTCCACCCTAGAAGATAGGCTCAAAGCCTGGCAGAAGAACCTAGAGGCCCCCAATAGCCTGGTGATTTTGGCCAATCCAGTGGAGCCGATCGCCAAAATTTTACAGGACAGTCTCCAGAGCTGGGAAAACGATTTAGAGGTGACGGTGGTTAAGCCCCTGGGGAATTTTCGTCGCCCCCCCGATCCTTTGACCATAACGGGACAATTGCGACGATCCCTAGAAGCCCAGGGTGACATTGACTTTGACGGCCAGGGAGTGGAACTAAGCCAGGATGTGGCTTGTTTGGAACAACGCACCACCGTGGTAGTGATTCCTTCCCTAGAACAATGCTTTTTACGTTGCATTAGCGGTTGGGACGGCATTGGCTTTTTGCGGGAAATCACTGTCCATAACCCCCAATACTTTTGGTTGATTGGCTGTAACTCCTGGGCCTGGGACTTCCTCGATTTTGTCGGCCAGATCAGTGCCTATTTTGATGATGTACGTCCTCTGCCAACCTTAACGGGGGAAATGATCCAAAGTTGGTTAACCCCCCTCACAGAGCAATGGGGCACTATCACCACCAACGAAGACCTTGCCGACCCAGCTAGTGCTGATCCAGCGTCGGCCGATGACCAGGAAGAAGTGGAAGTTTATTGGCAAAGTCTAGCGGACTGCTCCCAGGGGGTCAGTTCCATTGCGGCTAAACTTTGGTTGCGGAGTCTGCGCATAGAAAAGCAAGTGATGGAAAAAGAGGACCCGGCCCAATTGGTACTCAATGCCAAAAAAAATGAGGATCAAATTTCTCCTTTGTCCCAGGTTAGCCCTGCCCAGCCGAGCTTACCGTCCCTCACCAACCTAGACTTATATTTGCTCCACTCCTTGATGATCCACGGGCGCATTAGTTCTGGGCACCTGGCCCTGAGCTTAGGGGAACCGGAAAGTCAAATCCAGGCTAGGGTGCAATGGCTGCTGCGGGAAGATATTCTGGAGCGTCGTTGGGGAGATTTAATTATTTGTCCCACCTACTATCAACAACTGCAAAGTGAATTGGCCAATAATAATTTCTTTGTGGGGGGAAGATGA
- the rlmN gene encoding 23S rRNA (adenine(2503)-C(2))-methyltransferase RlmN, with amino-acid sequence MAPTPTPLLSLSLPELTAWVQTTGQPAYRGKQIHQWLYQKGARSLNTMTDLPKAWREKNIDYPIGRSVIDHCAVAPDHTRKYLLRLVDGLIIETVGIPSSKRLTVCVSSQVGCAMDCNFCATGKGGFIRNLESHEIVDQVLTVQEEFQERVSNVVFMGMGEPLLNLPEVVKAVECLNQVVGIGQRALTISTVGLPGKIRQLADRHLQVTFAVSLHAPNQTLRQSLIPSAKHYPLEQLLADCRAYVETTGRRVTFEYVLLAGVNDQPVHAEELARRLRGFQTHVNLIPYNPISEVDYQRPTEAQINQFAQVLSDHRIAVSVRYSRGVQADAACGQLRASRKEELAELTPMP; translated from the coding sequence ATGGCCCCTACCCCTACCCCTCTGCTTTCCCTTTCCCTGCCGGAATTAACCGCCTGGGTGCAAACCACTGGCCAACCAGCCTATCGGGGTAAGCAAATTCACCAATGGCTTTACCAGAAAGGGGCCCGTTCCCTCAACACCATGACGGATTTACCCAAGGCTTGGCGGGAGAAAAACATCGATTACCCCATCGGGCGATCAGTCATTGACCACTGTGCAGTGGCCCCGGACCACACCAGGAAATATCTGCTCCGTTTGGTCGACGGTTTGATCATCGAAACGGTGGGCATTCCCAGTAGTAAGCGTCTGACGGTGTGTGTTTCCTCCCAGGTGGGCTGTGCCATGGATTGTAATTTCTGTGCCACGGGCAAAGGGGGTTTCATCCGCAATCTAGAAAGTCATGAAATTGTTGACCAAGTGCTGACGGTGCAGGAGGAATTCCAAGAACGGGTGAGTAATGTGGTCTTTATGGGCATGGGGGAACCGTTGTTAAATTTGCCCGAGGTGGTGAAGGCGGTGGAATGTCTTAATCAAGTAGTGGGCATTGGCCAGCGGGCGTTGACCATTTCCACTGTGGGTTTGCCAGGCAAAATTCGCCAACTAGCCGATCGCCATTTGCAGGTGACTTTTGCGGTTAGTCTCCATGCTCCTAATCAAACTCTGCGCCAATCGTTAATTCCCAGTGCAAAGCATTATCCCCTGGAGCAATTGTTGGCGGACTGTCGAGCCTATGTAGAAACTACGGGGCGGCGGGTAACGTTTGAGTACGTTTTGCTGGCAGGGGTCAATGATCAACCAGTCCATGCAGAAGAGTTAGCCCGACGATTACGGGGCTTCCAAACCCATGTCAATTTAATTCCCTACAATCCCATTTCTGAGGTGGATTACCAACGGCCCACGGAAGCCCAGATTAATCAGTTTGCCCAGGTTTTAAGTGACCATCGCATTGCGGTCAGTGTGCGCTATTCCCGGGGAGTACAGGCGGATGCAGCCTGTGGCCAGTTACGGGCTTCCCGCAAAGAAGAATTGGCGGAATTAACCCCTATGCCGTGA
- the cbiE gene encoding precorrin-6y C5,15-methyltransferase (decarboxylating) subunit CbiE yields the protein MIHVVGIGLDGAEGLTRPVLTLIAEAKMLAGGDRHLSYFPEYGEKSLVIKDFSADLNKIKHFHQTLGSGEIIVVLASGDPLYFGLGRLLLEKFSGEQLKFHPHVSSIQLAFNCLKMPWQDATIISAHGRSNDLLKQALQKGTEKLAILTDGQNHPGAIANLCLSLGLTRTYQAWVCENLGAENERVQSFDLQSLSPLTATDFSSLNVVVLVKQKPENTAIDLKQLPIFGIADHYFASFKDRPGMITKQQIRVQILAALALQPQHIIWDIGAGTGSVAIECARLCPEGKIFAIEKTSAGQQLIEQNCQRFQVKNVELIAGFAPEVLVDLPTPDRIFIGGNGGQLIPILQTCGERLRQDGLVVMTIASLEHLSLALGWFKQEQWEVKLQQVQISQSVKFAELTRLDPLNPIYLLSASRICPSLSHWRKTPPSPP from the coding sequence ATGATCCATGTGGTGGGCATTGGCCTGGACGGCGCCGAAGGGTTAACTAGGCCAGTGCTGACATTAATTGCTGAAGCCAAAATGTTGGCCGGTGGCGATCGTCATTTGAGCTATTTCCCGGAGTATGGCGAAAAAAGTTTAGTAATCAAGGATTTTTCAGCAGATTTAAATAAAATCAAGCATTTTCATCAGACTTTAGGTTCAGGGGAAATCATTGTCGTTTTGGCTTCCGGTGACCCCCTGTACTTTGGGTTGGGACGGTTGTTACTAGAAAAATTTTCTGGGGAGCAATTAAAATTTCATCCCCATGTGAGTTCGATTCAATTAGCTTTTAACTGCTTAAAAATGCCTTGGCAAGATGCAACTATCATCAGCGCCCACGGCCGATCCAACGATTTGCTCAAACAAGCGTTGCAAAAAGGAACAGAAAAGTTGGCCATTCTCACCGACGGGCAAAATCATCCAGGGGCGATCGCCAATTTATGTTTATCCTTGGGGCTAACCAGAACTTATCAAGCTTGGGTTTGTGAAAATTTAGGGGCGGAAAATGAACGTGTTCAATCCTTTGATTTACAATCTTTATCACCATTAACTGCAACGGATTTTTCTTCCCTCAACGTGGTGGTGTTAGTTAAGCAAAAACCAGAAAATACCGCCATTGATCTCAAGCAATTACCCATTTTTGGCATTGCAGACCATTATTTTGCCAGCTTCAAAGACCGCCCTGGCATGATTACCAAACAGCAGATTCGGGTGCAAATTCTGGCCGCCTTAGCTCTGCAACCCCAACACATTATTTGGGACATTGGGGCTGGCACGGGCTCCGTGGCGATCGAGTGTGCTCGCTTGTGCCCTGAGGGAAAAATTTTTGCTATTGAAAAAACTAGCGCTGGCCAACAGTTAATTGAGCAAAACTGTCAACGATTCCAGGTGAAAAATGTTGAATTGATCGCTGGCTTCGCCCCGGAGGTTTTAGTCGATTTACCTACCCCAGACCGAATTTTTATTGGTGGCAACGGCGGGCAATTAATTCCTATTTTGCAGACCTGTGGGGAACGCCTACGACAGGATGGTTTGGTGGTGATGACGATCGCCAGCTTAGAACATTTGAGTTTAGCCCTGGGCTGGTTTAAGCAGGAACAGTGGGAAGTGAAACTGCAACAGGTGCAAATTAGCCAGAGCGTTAAATTTGCTGAACTAACCCGGCTCGATCCGCTCAATCCCATTTATTTGCTCAGCGCCAGTAGAATTTGTCCGAGTCTATCTCATTGGAGAAAGACCCCTCCCAGCCCCCCCTAA
- a CDS encoding M20 family metallopeptidase gives MAELKNLAQTLLPRLVEIRRHLHAHPELSGQEYQTAAYVAGVLSSCGLHVEEAIGKTGVVGQLPGQGIDTRLLAIRTDMDALPIQEMVGLAFASRHPGVMHACGHDIHTTLGLGTAMVLSQMSAKLPGDVRFLFQPAEEIAQGASWMIQDGAMKGVSHIFGVHVFPSIPAQQVGIRYGALTAAADDLEIFIQGESGHGARPHEAIDAIWIAAQVITALQQAISRTQNPLRPMVLSLGQISGGRAPNVIADQVRMAGTVRSLHPDTHAQLPQWIEGIVGSVCQTYGAKYEVNYRRGVPSVQNDAQLNKLLENSVRDAWGDEALQIIPEPSLGAEDFALYLEHAPGAMFRLGTGFGDRPMNHPLHHPRFEADETAILTGVVTLSYAAWQYWQSIPM, from the coding sequence CTGGCGGAGCTAAAAAATTTAGCCCAAACGCTACTGCCCCGGCTGGTGGAAATCCGTCGCCATCTCCATGCCCATCCAGAGTTAAGCGGCCAAGAATATCAAACGGCGGCCTATGTGGCGGGGGTGCTGTCCTCCTGTGGTCTCCACGTCGAAGAGGCGATCGGAAAAACTGGGGTAGTGGGACAGTTGCCAGGGCAGGGGATCGATACCCGACTGTTGGCCATTCGCACCGATATGGATGCCTTACCCATCCAGGAAATGGTGGGTCTGGCCTTTGCTTCCCGCCATCCTGGAGTGATGCACGCCTGTGGCCACGATATCCACACCACTTTGGGTTTGGGTACGGCCATGGTGTTGTCCCAAATGAGCGCTAAGTTACCGGGGGATGTGCGCTTTTTGTTTCAACCGGCAGAGGAAATTGCCCAGGGGGCCAGTTGGATGATTCAAGATGGGGCCATGAAGGGGGTGAGCCATATTTTTGGGGTCCATGTTTTTCCGTCCATTCCCGCCCAGCAGGTAGGCATTCGTTACGGTGCTTTAACAGCAGCGGCGGATGATCTGGAAATTTTCATCCAAGGGGAATCGGGGCATGGTGCTAGGCCCCACGAGGCGATCGATGCCATTTGGATTGCGGCCCAAGTAATCACAGCCTTACAACAAGCCATTAGTCGTACCCAAAATCCCCTGCGGCCCATGGTGCTTTCCCTGGGGCAAATTAGTGGTGGCCGAGCCCCCAATGTCATTGCCGACCAAGTCCGCATGGCCGGCACAGTGCGGTCGCTCCACCCCGATACCCACGCCCAACTGCCCCAATGGATTGAAGGTATTGTAGGCAGTGTGTGTCAAACCTATGGTGCTAAGTACGAAGTCAATTATCGCCGAGGAGTACCTTCAGTACAGAACGATGCCCAGCTAAATAAATTGTTAGAAAATTCCGTGCGGGATGCCTGGGGAGACGAAGCCTTACAAATTATCCCCGAACCATCCCTAGGGGCAGAAGATTTTGCTTTGTACCTAGAACACGCCCCCGGAGCTATGTTTCGCCTAGGCACCGGTTTTGGCGATCGCCCGATGAACCATCCTTTGCACCATCCCCGCTTTGAAGCAGATGAAACGGCAATTTTAACGGGGGTTGTGACCCTCAGCTATGCCGCCTGGCAATATTGGCAAAGCATTCCAATGTAA
- a CDS encoding RuBisCO accumulation factor 1: MTHSPESNPTVSAAEAAELIRSLLHKEGTWVDWGKKCQQLQKAGYGAEEIFEQSGFQKVQQNLVIVASQVYESLVKQGIDETVLAYYRGPKSDVLYELRILNHQQRAIAAVEAQQKNLAADEAKELAKAFQEFGYLSQLPEGFTDHPGDALAYQCWKLARQKKNLPERTRLIVKGLKFAHSPNARQAIEKLLTDLTAQPSRKAPLVPVFRLEEDQEAARLIPVAGTFPLQPQAVQAVQSLEQVEPFGLVNYQGNGAVVPVPQWQAILTAVDPVAIFCQAGDVSESLARKDEQVLVVVDRSQTSWNDGSYFLLSQGETLAIQWCETEPEKEILAKVVLVLRPKKIFDANNLREPWQMDD; the protein is encoded by the coding sequence ATGACCCATTCCCCTGAATCCAATCCGACTGTGAGCGCCGCCGAAGCCGCTGAACTGATCCGTTCCCTGTTGCATAAAGAGGGGACTTGGGTGGATTGGGGTAAAAAATGTCAGCAATTACAGAAGGCAGGTTACGGTGCTGAAGAAATTTTTGAGCAGTCCGGCTTCCAGAAAGTGCAACAAAATTTGGTGATTGTGGCCAGCCAAGTATATGAAAGCTTAGTCAAGCAGGGCATCGATGAAACAGTGCTAGCCTATTATCGGGGCCCGAAAAGTGATGTGCTGTACGAACTACGCATCCTCAACCATCAACAACGGGCGATCGCCGCAGTGGAGGCCCAACAGAAAAATTTGGCCGCCGATGAAGCGAAGGAATTGGCTAAGGCATTTCAGGAATTTGGTTACCTGTCCCAACTGCCAGAAGGTTTTACCGACCATCCTGGGGACGCATTGGCCTATCAATGTTGGAAATTAGCCCGGCAGAAAAAGAATTTACCGGAAAGAACCCGTTTAATTGTCAAAGGATTAAAATTTGCCCATTCCCCCAACGCCCGTCAGGCGATCGAAAAATTACTGACTGATTTAACCGCCCAGCCCAGCCGGAAAGCTCCCTTGGTGCCGGTGTTTCGCCTTGAGGAAGACCAGGAAGCGGCCCGACTCATTCCAGTGGCAGGCACTTTTCCTCTCCAGCCCCAGGCGGTGCAGGCAGTACAATCCCTAGAGCAAGTGGAACCATTTGGTTTAGTTAATTACCAAGGCAATGGAGCGGTGGTGCCGGTGCCCCAGTGGCAAGCGATTTTAACAGCGGTGGATCCGGTGGCGATTTTCTGCCAAGCGGGGGATGTGTCAGAATCCTTAGCCCGTAAGGACGAACAGGTTTTAGTGGTGGTGGATCGCAGCCAAACAAGCTGGAATGATGGCAGTTATTTTCTGCTTAGTCAGGGGGAAACACTGGCAATTCAATGGTGTGAAACTGAGCCGGAAAAAGAAATTCTGGCCAAAGTGGTGTTGGTGCTACGGCCGAAGAAAATTTTTGATGCCAATAACCTGCGGGAACCCTGGCAAATGGATGATTAG
- a CDS encoding VWA domain-containing protein produces the protein MRIDLSLLLSDQNLDAGAPTSQRQLRVAVAAKADEADRRLPLNLCLVLDHSGSMDGQPLETVKSAALGLIDRLGEEDRLAVIAFDHRAKIVIENQQVRNGAAIAKGIERLKAEGGTAIDEGLKLGIQEAAKGKEDRVSHIFLLTDGENEHGDNDRCLKLGTVASDYHLTVHTLGFGDHWNQDVLEAIASSAQGSLSYIENPNEALHTFRQLFQRMSSVGLTNAHLLLELTPQAHLANVKPVAQVSPETMDLAVQSQGQNCEVRLGDLMTDQERILLINLYLDQLPPGPHVIGQVKIRYDDPASGQTNLLSDPLPLTIQVQSQYQPSTDAQVQESILTLAKYRQTQIAETKLKAGDRQGAATMLQTAAKTALQMGDKNGATVLQTNATRLQSGEDLSEGDRKKTRMVSKTTLQAPSSPPSE, from the coding sequence ATGCGTATCGATCTTTCCCTTTTACTAAGTGACCAAAATTTAGATGCTGGGGCTCCCACCAGTCAGCGGCAGTTGCGGGTAGCAGTGGCGGCCAAAGCGGACGAGGCCGATCGCCGTTTACCGTTAAATCTCTGTTTAGTCTTAGACCACAGTGGTTCCATGGATGGTCAGCCCCTGGAAACGGTAAAAAGTGCGGCCCTGGGATTAATCGATCGCCTGGGGGAAGAGGATCGTCTTGCGGTCATTGCCTTCGACCACCGGGCCAAAATTGTCATTGAAAATCAGCAGGTACGCAACGGAGCGGCGATCGCCAAGGGCATTGAAAGGTTGAAAGCGGAAGGGGGCACTGCCATTGATGAAGGGCTGAAACTAGGCATTCAGGAAGCGGCTAAAGGTAAGGAAGACCGGGTTTCCCACATTTTTTTGCTCACCGATGGGGAAAATGAACACGGGGACAATGACCGTTGTTTGAAACTGGGCACTGTTGCGTCGGACTATCACCTCACTGTGCACACCCTTGGTTTTGGGGATCACTGGAATCAGGACGTGTTGGAGGCGATCGCCTCCTCGGCCCAGGGCAGTTTGAGCTATATCGAAAATCCCAACGAAGCGCTACATACTTTTCGGCAACTGTTTCAACGCATGAGCAGTGTGGGACTAACCAATGCCCACCTCTTGCTGGAATTAACCCCCCAAGCCCATCTGGCCAATGTTAAACCCGTGGCCCAAGTGTCACCGGAAACGATGGATTTAGCCGTGCAAAGCCAAGGACAAAACTGTGAGGTTCGTTTAGGGGATTTGATGACCGACCAGGAAAGAATTTTACTGATTAACCTTTACCTAGACCAATTACCACCAGGGCCACACGTTATCGGGCAGGTGAAAATTCGTTACGATGACCCCGCTTCCGGCCAAACTAATTTGCTTTCCGACCCATTGCCCTTGACCATTCAGGTGCAAAGCCAGTATCAACCAAGCACCGACGCCCAGGTACAGGAATCGATTCTCACCTTGGCTAAATATCGTCAGACCCAAATCGCTGAAACTAAGCTCAAAGCCGGCGATCGCCAAGGGGCCGCCACCATGCTCCAAACCGCCGCCAAAACTGCTCTGCAAATGGGGGATAAAAACGGGGCCACCGTCCTGCAAACCAATGCCACTAGGCTACAATCCGGGGAAGATTTGTCCGAAGGCGATCGGAAAAAGACCCGCATGGTCAGCAAAACCACCCTCCAGGCACCATCGTCCCCACCGTCGGAATAA